The Mercurialis annua linkage group LG8, ddMerAnnu1.2, whole genome shotgun sequence genome window below encodes:
- the LOC126659740 gene encoding F-box protein At5g62510-like isoform X2, which produces MELECLLWIGHMWKEVMSIFPAKNVRALPSEIVFEILSRLPADEVLKCRRVSKEWRAIVPTPYFSRYHLARASPIVLIQYLIPEISNCGDSVLKLYFLDLGAKKKQMVKDYCSKPAFVMPKRLHRVLFSYNGLIVLETAYFRLESPNFSIYNPITQEEITLKKPFGAGYLCAIYFHSLTREYRLIYTYKTCIGNCWNYVITATGKWIKLETSSFAPPLKCAPVNINGFVYWMIASKLIDYKAAFPPLCSASVITFDTETEEIRVRAHPGKRCDRCQDEQLYMKLLNVENRLVYARIYLNLITMWMLEDSTEWLWAESSVGRDSQ; this is translated from the exons ATGGAATTGGAGTGCTTGTTATGGATTGGACACATGTGGAAGGAGGTTATGAGCATCTTCCCTGCAAAGAATGTAAGAGCTCTTCCTAGTGAAATCGTTTTTGAAATACTGTCTAGGCTCCCAGCAGATGAAGTTCTCAAATGTCGTCGTGTCTCGAAAGAATGGAGGGCGATTGTTCCGACTCCGTATTTTTCTCGATACCACCTTGCAAGAGCTTCCCCGATTGTTCTTATACAATATTTAATACCGGAAATATCAAATTGCGGTGACAGTGTGTTGAAATTGTATTTTCTTGATCTAGGAGCTAAGAAGAAGCAGATGGTAAAAGATTATTGCAGTAAGCCCGCTTTCGTCATGCCAAAGCGCTTGCATCGTGTTCTTTTTAGCTATAATGGATTGATTGTATTGGAGACGGCCTATTTTAGATTGGAATCCCCGAATTTCTCTATTTACAATCCGATCACACAAGAGGAAATAACCTTGAAAAAGCCATTTGGGGCAGGCTATCTCTGTGCTATTTATTTTCATAGTTTGACAAGAGAATACAGACTGATTTATACATACAAAACTTGCATTGGCAACTGCTGGAACTATGTAATAACTGCTACTGGTAAGTGGATAAAGCTTGAGACTAGTAGTTTTGCGCCGCCTCTCAAGTGTGCTCCTGTAAACATTAATGGTTTTGTTTATTGGATGATTGCGAGTAAACTTATAGATTATAAAGCTGCTTTTCCTCCTCTATGCAGTGCATCTGTAATCACATTCGACACAGAAACAGAGGAAATCCGGGTTAGGGCTCATCCAGGGAAGAGATGCGATAGGTGTCAAGATGAGCAACTATATATGAAACTCTTAAATGTGGAGAACCGGTTAGTATATGCTCGCATATATCTAAATCTCATAACCATGTGGATGCTTGAAGATTCTACAGAATGGCTTTGGGCTGAGAG TTCGGTTGGGCGTGATTCACAGTAA
- the LOC126659740 gene encoding F-box protein At2g23160-like isoform X1, which produces MELECLLWIGHMWKEVMSIFPAKNVRALPSEIVFEILSRLPADEVLKCRRVSKEWRAIVPTPYFSRYHLARASPIVLIQYLIPEISNCGDSVLKLYFLDLGAKKKQMVKDYCSKPAFVMPKRLHRVLFSYNGLIVLETAYFRLESPNFSIYNPITQEEITLKKPFGAGYLCAIYFHSLTREYRLIYTYKTCIGNCWNYVITATGKWIKLETSSFAPPLKCAPVNINGFVYWMIASKLIDYKAAFPPLCSASVITFDTETEEIRVRAHPGKRCDRCQDEQLYMKLLNVENRLVYARIYLNLITMWMLEDSTEWLWAERYNIKLDFNVKQNPYMIGLPCYYIKLIYMQDGQLLIYWDGVGLFQYHLELKTLRKIDIKIKGFRLMSFTWVNLSFISYTKSFEFWGKG; this is translated from the coding sequence ATGGAATTGGAGTGCTTGTTATGGATTGGACACATGTGGAAGGAGGTTATGAGCATCTTCCCTGCAAAGAATGTAAGAGCTCTTCCTAGTGAAATCGTTTTTGAAATACTGTCTAGGCTCCCAGCAGATGAAGTTCTCAAATGTCGTCGTGTCTCGAAAGAATGGAGGGCGATTGTTCCGACTCCGTATTTTTCTCGATACCACCTTGCAAGAGCTTCCCCGATTGTTCTTATACAATATTTAATACCGGAAATATCAAATTGCGGTGACAGTGTGTTGAAATTGTATTTTCTTGATCTAGGAGCTAAGAAGAAGCAGATGGTAAAAGATTATTGCAGTAAGCCCGCTTTCGTCATGCCAAAGCGCTTGCATCGTGTTCTTTTTAGCTATAATGGATTGATTGTATTGGAGACGGCCTATTTTAGATTGGAATCCCCGAATTTCTCTATTTACAATCCGATCACACAAGAGGAAATAACCTTGAAAAAGCCATTTGGGGCAGGCTATCTCTGTGCTATTTATTTTCATAGTTTGACAAGAGAATACAGACTGATTTATACATACAAAACTTGCATTGGCAACTGCTGGAACTATGTAATAACTGCTACTGGTAAGTGGATAAAGCTTGAGACTAGTAGTTTTGCGCCGCCTCTCAAGTGTGCTCCTGTAAACATTAATGGTTTTGTTTATTGGATGATTGCGAGTAAACTTATAGATTATAAAGCTGCTTTTCCTCCTCTATGCAGTGCATCTGTAATCACATTCGACACAGAAACAGAGGAAATCCGGGTTAGGGCTCATCCAGGGAAGAGATGCGATAGGTGTCAAGATGAGCAACTATATATGAAACTCTTAAATGTGGAGAACCGGTTAGTATATGCTCGCATATATCTAAATCTCATAACCATGTGGATGCTTGAAGATTCTACAGAATGGCTTTGGGCTGAGAGGTATAACATTAAGCTTGATTTTAATGTGAAACAGAACCCATATATGATAGGACTCCCATGCTATTATATAAAGCTTATTTACATGCAAGACGGACAACTGCTAATTTATTGGGATGGTGTAGGGTTGTTTCAATATCATTTGGAGCTGAAAACGTTGAggaaaattgatattaaaattaaaggattcCGTTTAATGTCTTTTACTTGGGTTAATTTAAGCTTCATTTCTTACACCAAAAGCTTCGAGTTTTGGGGTAAAGGGTAG
- the LOC126659740 gene encoding uncharacterized protein LOC126659740 isoform X3, translating into MVKDYCSKPAFVMPKRLHRVLFSYNGLIVLETAYFRLESPNFSIYNPITQEEITLKKPFGAGYLCAIYFHSLTREYRLIYTYKTCIGNCWNYVITATGKWIKLETSSFAPPLKCAPVNINGFVYWMIASKLIDYKAAFPPLCSASVITFDTETEEIRVRAHPGKRCDRCQDEQLYMKLLNVENRLVYARIYLNLITMWMLEDSTEWLWAERYNIKLDFNVKQNPYMIGLPCYYIKLIYMQDGQLLIYWDGVGLFQYHLELKTLRKIDIKIKGFRLMSFTWVNLSFISYTKSFEFWGKG; encoded by the coding sequence ATGGTAAAAGATTATTGCAGTAAGCCCGCTTTCGTCATGCCAAAGCGCTTGCATCGTGTTCTTTTTAGCTATAATGGATTGATTGTATTGGAGACGGCCTATTTTAGATTGGAATCCCCGAATTTCTCTATTTACAATCCGATCACACAAGAGGAAATAACCTTGAAAAAGCCATTTGGGGCAGGCTATCTCTGTGCTATTTATTTTCATAGTTTGACAAGAGAATACAGACTGATTTATACATACAAAACTTGCATTGGCAACTGCTGGAACTATGTAATAACTGCTACTGGTAAGTGGATAAAGCTTGAGACTAGTAGTTTTGCGCCGCCTCTCAAGTGTGCTCCTGTAAACATTAATGGTTTTGTTTATTGGATGATTGCGAGTAAACTTATAGATTATAAAGCTGCTTTTCCTCCTCTATGCAGTGCATCTGTAATCACATTCGACACAGAAACAGAGGAAATCCGGGTTAGGGCTCATCCAGGGAAGAGATGCGATAGGTGTCAAGATGAGCAACTATATATGAAACTCTTAAATGTGGAGAACCGGTTAGTATATGCTCGCATATATCTAAATCTCATAACCATGTGGATGCTTGAAGATTCTACAGAATGGCTTTGGGCTGAGAGGTATAACATTAAGCTTGATTTTAATGTGAAACAGAACCCATATATGATAGGACTCCCATGCTATTATATAAAGCTTATTTACATGCAAGACGGACAACTGCTAATTTATTGGGATGGTGTAGGGTTGTTTCAATATCATTTGGAGCTGAAAACGTTGAggaaaattgatattaaaattaaaggattcCGTTTAATGTCTTTTACTTGGGTTAATTTAAGCTTCATTTCTTACACCAAAAGCTTCGAGTTTTGGGGTAAAGGGTAG